Proteins encoded by one window of Rutidosis leptorrhynchoides isolate AG116_Rl617_1_P2 chromosome 7, CSIRO_AGI_Rlap_v1, whole genome shotgun sequence:
- the LOC139857610 gene encoding glutathione S-transferase U17-like yields MAKKSEIKLLGTVASPYVNRVQFVLHLKSIDYEFIDENLANKSELLLASNPVHKKVPVLLHADKPPIPESLIIIEYLDEIYPDVHKLLPTEPLDRAENRFWANYIDTKFFPLYEELRLTPGKEGKEAVKKQIMEGSKLLEETFVKISKGKAYFGGDDLGYLDVVLGCFLAWTEFVENINDFKIFDDIKTPRLAGWRKRMCSHQTVKGVTPGNDTLVNFYMMLQKYRPPRAACLN; encoded by the exons ATGGCAAAAAAGAGTGAGATAAAGCTTCTTGGGACAGTTGCAAGTCCATATGTGAACCGGGTTCAATTTGTCCTCCACCTCAAGTCTATTGACTACGAGTTCATAGATGAAAATCTGGCTAACAAAAGTGAGCTATTATTGGCATCAAACCCAGTTCATAAAAAAGTCCCGGTCCTTTTGCATGCAGATAAACCACCAATTCCCGAATCGTTAATCATAATCGAGTACCTTGATGAAATTTATCCAGACGTCCACAAACTCCTCCCTACTGAACCTTTAGATCGAGCTGAAAACCGATTTTGGGCAAATTACATCGACACCAAG TTTTTCCCATTGTACGAAGAATTGAGGCTAACACCGGGAAAAGAGGGCAAAGAAGCAGTTAAAAAACAGATCATGGAGGGATCAAAATTGTTAGAAGAAACATTCGTGAAGATTAGCAAAGGAAAGGCGTATTTTGGTGGTGATGATTTAGGTTACCTTGATGTTGTTCTTGGATGTTTTTTAGCATGGACCGAATTCGTTGAAAACATAAATGATTTCAAAATATTTGATGATATCAAAACTCCTAGACTTGCTGGATGGAGAAAGCGTATGTGTTCACATCAAACGGTTAAGGGTGTGACCCCAGGGAACGACACACTCGTCAACTTTTATATGATGCTTCAGAAATATAGACCACCAAGAGCTGCCTGCTTAAACTGA